Proteins encoded in a region of the Eubalaena glacialis isolate mEubGla1 chromosome 20, mEubGla1.1.hap2.+ XY, whole genome shotgun sequence genome:
- the TM2D2 gene encoding TM2 domain-containing protein 2 — protein sequence MVLGGCPVSYLLLCGQAALLMGNLLLLHCVSRSHSHNTTAEPEPTSAGAAHPEGSTGSASWEYGDPNSPVILCSYLPDEFIECEDPVDHVGNATASQELGYGCLKFGGQAYSDVEHTSVQCRALDGIECASPRTFLRENKPCIKYTGHYFITTLLYSFFLGCFGVDRFCLGHTGTAVGKLLTLGGLGIWWFVDLILLITGGLMPSDGSNWCTVY from the exons ATGGTGCTGGGTGGTTGCCCGGTGAGTTACTTACTTCTCTGCGGCCAGGCGGCTTTGCTGATGGGGAATCTCCTGCTGCTGCATTGTGTCTCTCGGAGCCACTCGCACAACACTACCGCCGAGCCCGAGCCCACATCCGCTGGCGCCGCCCACCCGGAGGGCTCCACCGGCTCCGCGAGCTGGGAATATGGCGACCCCAACTCTCCAGTCATCCTTTGCTCTTACCT ACCCGATGAATTTATAGAATGTGAAGACCCAGTGGATCATGTTGGAAATGCAACGGCATCCCAGGAACTCGGTTATGGTTGTCTCaag TTCGGTGGTCAGGCCTACAGTGATGTGGAACACACCTCCGTACAATGTCGCGCCCTGGACGGAATCGAATGTGCCAGTCCTAGGACCTTCCTACGAGAGAATAAACCTTGTATAAA GTATACCGGACACTACTTCATAACCACTTTGCTCTACTCCTTCTTCCTGGGATGTTTTGGAGTAGATCGTTTCTGTCTGGGACACACTGGCACAGCAGTGGGGAAGCTCTTGACACTTGGAGGACTTGGGATTTGGTGGTTTGTtgaccttattttgcttattacTGGAGGGCTGATGCCAAGTGACGGCAGCAATTGGTGCACTGTTTACTAA